The Vicia villosa cultivar HV-30 ecotype Madison, WI linkage group LG1, Vvil1.0, whole genome shotgun sequence genome includes a region encoding these proteins:
- the LOC131636709 gene encoding 28 kDa ribonucleoprotein, chloroplastic-like — MSITSFKSLTMAESCLLSQPSLFYSKTKSPFISNSAKSFKIQNPTYNSSRVSHSLSLSTGKRRTRYSSLLTFVAQTSDWAQQEEKEDGDTWENQGEPKWGSETESNDGDGEVGGFGEVASEELKIFVGNLPFDVDSERLAGLFEQTPGTVEVAEVIYNRETDRSRGFGFVTMSTADEVERAVNKYSGYELDGRLLTVNKAAPRGGPRPERPPRAYDSALRIYVGNLPWDVDNGRLEQLFSEHGKVDSARVVYDRDTGRSRGFGFVTMTDEAEMNDAIAALDGQSLNGRAIRVNVAEERPRRNF, encoded by the exons ATGTCTATCACTTCCTTCAAATCCCTCACAATGGCCGAATCATGTTTACTCTCCCAACCCTCCCTCTTCTACTCCAAAACCAAATCCCCATTCATCTCCAACTCCGCCAAGtccttcaaaattcaaaaccctacGTATAACTCTTCTAGGGTTTCACACTCTCTTTCCCTCAGTACTGGAAAGAGAAGAACCCGTTACTCTTCGTTGCTGACGTTTGTGGCTCAGACTTCGGATTGGGCTCAGCAGGAAGAGAAGGAAGATGGAGATACATGGGAGAATCAAGGTGAGCCTAAGTGGGGAAGTGAGACCGAAAGCAATGATGGTGATGGTGAGGTTGGGGGTTTCGGGGAGGTAGCGTCGGAGGAATTGAAGATTTTTGTTGGGAATTTGCCGTTTGATGTTGATAGTGAGAGATTGGCTGGGCTTTTTGAACAGACTCCCGGGACTGTTGAGGTTGCTGAG GTGATTTATAACAGGGAAACTGACAGAAGTCGTGGATTTGGATTTGTGACGATGAGTACTGCTGATGAAGTTGAGAGGGCTGTGAACAAGTACAGTGGCTAT GAACTAGATGGAAGATTGTTGACAGTTAATAAAGCCGCTCCAAGAGGAGGACCAAGACCAGAGCGCCCACCACGTGCCTATGATTCCGCTCTACGAATCTATGTTGGTAACTTGCCATGGGATGTTGACAATGGTCGCTTGGAGCAACTTTTCAGCGAACATGGTAAGGTTGATAGTGCTCGTGTAGTCTATGACAGAGACACCGGCCGATCACGTGGGTTTGGCTTTGTTACAATGACCGATGAAGCTGAAATGAATGATGCCATTGCTGCTCTTGACGGTCAG AGCTTGAACGGGAGGGCGATCAGAGTGAATGTTGCTGAGGAAAGGCCTAGGCGTAACTTCTGA
- the LOC131627724 gene encoding uncharacterized protein LOC131627724, translating to MTKFNGLNYADWSEKIQFQLGVVDLDVTLIMNEKPAAITKDNMEDESSLFEAWERSNRLSLNLMRMTMAENVKPSIPNPENAKEFMKNVKEYSSSKITDKSVVGNLMSELTTKKFEWSQPSHDHVTQVGNLAAKLKSLGMDVNEYFPVHFIISSLRLEFRQFQVNYITIKENGTLK from the coding sequence ATGACAAAGTTCAATGGGTTGAACTATGCTGATTGGTCTGAAAAGATTCAGTTTCAACTGGGTGTTGTGGACTTAGACGTGACATTAATAATGAATGAGAAGCCTGCTGCCATTACAAAGGACAATATGGAAGATGAAAGCTCTCTTTTTGAGGCTTGGGAAAGGTCTAACAGGTTGTCTTTGAACTTGATGAGAATGACAATGGCTGAAAATGTTAAGCCATCTATACCCAACCCTGAAAACGCAAAGGAATTTATGAAAAATGTGAAAGAGTATTCAAGTTCTAAAATTACTGATAAATCTGTTGTGGGAAATTTGATGAGTGAGTTGACGACTAAAAAGTTTGAATGGTCTCAACCCAGTCATGATCATGTGACTCAAGTGGGAAATTTGGCAGCAAAGTTGAAGTCCTTAGGTATGGATgtgaatgaatattttcctgtACACTTTATAATTAGCTCGCTTCGTCTTGAGTTTAGACAGTTCCAAGTGAATTACATCACCATCAAAGAGAATGGAACTTTAAAATAA